A region from the Leishmania panamensis strain MHOM/PA/94/PSC-1 chromosome 20 sequence genome encodes:
- a CDS encoding hypothetical protein (TriTrypDB/GeneDB-style sysID: LpmP.20.2980), translating to MDHIPFCVAYAAACSFSGCAIVVLACLNMQDVLSVLQVCADMAAQGNGLRTSSMYVKGFPCLEGVPTTVDAQVLTSYYYIPTCPLCGDRLECTVSGYDSQTSMCACARSSSASQCTCFLGSSCHLCRRFADSLEHVQQQQRQQKLAASAAIKCEACAKAGDPWICLICGYVGCSRYQAMHAKDHCVAQQHFFSMNLLTQQIWDYDGDSFVHRVVILLDSDTGTSTWMQFPGRNEPILHDTATGESAAVGTAVSDTPETWKAEKKSISAKYDKKLTSSHAQYAMVIKSELDAKRALYESQLAQEAGDGDVDEDDLEKTELGNGAASASAEDVERGEYMELTNAFEPLNSVLMDVGEKRRKMTALLYAVKNLEHEQNTRDEETRRLEQQLESCKKALRSVIQQNVAMDLRLSSSIRELKEALQDIALNSDTQRRLAAQLGDQGVARVVLCGGSGSTVNAQSSAAPVGRGLSEKISSNNTKDVSGQGKNNA from the coding sequence ATGGATCACATACCGTTCTGTGTGGCGTACGCGGCagcctgcagcttctccggGTGCGCCATCGTCGTTCTCGCCTGTCTAAACATGCAGGATGTACTGTCCGTCCTGCAAGTGTGCGCTGACATGGCGGCTCAGGGCAACGGTCTGCGGACGAGCTCTATGTATGTCAAGGGATTCCCATGCCTCGAAGGTGTACCAACGACTGTTGACGCGCAGGTTCTCACGTCGTACTATTATATCCCGACGTGCCCTCTGTGCGGCGACAGGCTGGAGTGCACCGTCTCCGGCTATGACTCCCAGACATctatgtgcgcgtgtgcacggAGTAGCAGTGCAAGCCAGTGCACCTGCTTCCTGGGCTCCTCATGCCACTTGTGCCGACGTTTTGCCGACTCGCTTGAGCACGttcaacaacagcagcgtcagcagaaGCTGGCTGCGTCCGCTGCCATCAAGTGCGAGGCCTGCGCGAAGGCCGGGGACCCATGGATATGTCTTATCTGCGGCTACGTCGGCTGCAGTCGCTACCAGGCAATGCATGCCAAGGATCACTGTGTAGCCCAGCAGCACTTCTTTTCCATGAATCTCCTGACGCAGCAGATTTGGGACTACGACGGTGACTCCTTTGTTCACCGTGTCGTCATCTTGCTGGATTCCGACACGGGCACCTCCACCTGGATGCAGTTCCCAGGGCGAAACGAGCCAATTCTTCACGACACAGCCACCGGTGAgagcgcggcggtggggacTGCCGTTAGTGACACGCCCGAAACGTGGAAagcggagaaaaagagcattTCAGCCAAGTACGATAAGAAGCTCACCTCATCGCATGCACAGTATGCGATGGTGATCAAGAGTGAGCTGGATGCGAAGCGTGCCCTTTACGAGTCTCAGCTAGCCCAAGAAGCAGGTGATGGCGATGTCGATGAAGACGACTTGGAAAAAACAGAGCTTGGCAATggtgccgccagcgcctctgcaGAGGATGTTGAGCGCGGCGAGTACATGGAGCTGACAAACGCGTTTGAGCCGCTGAACTCGGTACTGATGGACGTCGGTGAAAAGCGCCGCAagatgacggcgctgctgtacgCCGTGAAAAATCTGGAGCACGAACAAAACACACGTGATGAGGAAACAAGAcgcctcgagcagcagctggagagttgcaagaaggcgctgcggagTGTCATTCAGCAAAACGTAGCGATGGATCTGCgactgagcagcagcataCGTGAGCTGAAAGAGGCCTTGCAGGACATTGCGCTGAACTCCgacacgcagcgccgcctcgccgcgcaACTCGGAGACCAGGGCGTCGCTCGGGTGGTACtgtgcggtggcagcggcagcaccgtgaATGCACAGTCTAGTGCTGCACCCGTCGGGCGAGGGCTTAGTGAAAAAATCTCGTCCAACAACACCAAAGACGTGAGCGGACAAGGAAAGAACAACGCATGA
- a CDS encoding hypothetical protein (TriTrypDB/GeneDB-style sysID: LpmP.20.2970) → MMTCTASMCILRVNRWVSGQLDNSTQSALCVSLRHKASSIRIANRKKVEMFVGKRYHLPTRLRVAAPDIAAEWDHEKNPMHLYPEIVGIGYMHPVYWRCRGCANSYQMSVEKRVVRGFGCPLCEDRELDRSMALNTAAMGTGSVRCGDSDTASSDATPPLLPGEENRSLRPKRTTMLNLRTKY, encoded by the coding sequence ATGATGACATGTACCGCATCCATGTGCATCCTACGTGTCAATCGGTGGGTGAGCGGGCAACTCGATAACTCGACACAGTCAGCTCTGTGCGTTTCGCTTCGCCACAAGGCGTCATCTATCCGCATTGCAAATCGCAAGAAGGTTGAGATGTTCGTCGGGAAGCGCTACCACCTTCCAACACGACTACGCGTTGCAGCACCCGACATCGCAGCAGAGTGGGATCATGAAAAGAACCCCATGCATCTCTACCCAGAGATCGTGGGCATCGGCTACATGCATCCTGTATACTGGAGGTGCCGAGGCTGCGCTAACTCGTACCAGATGAGTGTGGAAAAGAGAGTTGTGCGTGGTTTCGGATGTCCTCTCTGTGAAGATCGGGAGCTGGACCGGTCGATGGCGCTCAACACCGCAGCCATGGGCACCGGTAGTGTGCGCTGTGGTGATTCTGATACTGCAAGTAGCGATGCTACacccccgctgctgcccggGGAAGAGAATCGCTCATTACGACCGAAGCGTACCACGATGCTCAACCTGCGTACCAAGTACTGA